The Engystomops pustulosus chromosome 4, aEngPut4.maternal, whole genome shotgun sequence genome contains a region encoding:
- the DHPS gene encoding deoxyhypusine synthase isoform X3 produces MQKDQVMAEDQVNDVKDVVLMPSRSLPEGTPQIRGYDFNQGVNYEALLQSYLTTGFQATHFGQAVREITNMIDAKLSSPDGCIISLGYTSNLISSGVRETIRYLAEHKMVDIIVTTAGGVEEDLIKCLAPTYLGDFSLKGAELRPRGINRIGNLLVPNNNYCLFEDWITPILDQMVLEQDTEGTKWTPSKMIARLGKEINHPDSVYYWAQKNNIPVYSPALTDGSLGDMLYFHSYKNPGLKLDIIEDIRRLNSSVVFAKKSGMIILGGGLVKHHICNANLMRNGADYSVYVNTAQEFDGSDAGARPDEAVSWGKIRMDANPVKVYADASLVFPLLVAQTFAQRHADFSGREKEQD; encoded by the exons ATGCAGAAG GATCAGGTCATGGCGGAGGATCAGGTCAATGATGTGAAGGATGTGGTGTTAATGCCCAGCCGCTCCCTACCAGAAGGAACGCCCCAGATCCGAGGATATGATTTCAACCAAGGGGTGAACTATGAGGCCCTGCTGCAGAGTTACCTCACCACAGGATTTCAGGCCACGCACTTTGGGCAGGCGGTGCGGGAGATCACCAACATG ATAGACGCCAAGCTTTCCTCCCCTGACGGATGTATCATCTCTCTGGGGTACACGTCCAACCTGATCAGCTCCGGGGTGCGGGAGACCATCCGATACCTGGCAGAACACAAGATG GTCGATATCATTGTCACCACAGCCGGAGGTGTAGAGGAAGATCTGATCAAATGCCTTGCCCCGACTTACCTAGGAGACTTCAGCCTGAAGGGGGCAGAGCTGAGGCCCAGGGGAATTAATAG GATCGGTAATCTCCTGGTACCTAATAATAATTACTGCCTGTTTGAGGACTGGATAACTCCCATACTGGACCAGATGGTGCTGGAGCAAGACACCGAG GGGACTAAGTGGACACCCTCTAAGATGATCGCCCGCCTAGGAAAGGAAATTAATCACCCCGATTCTGTATATTATTGGGCTCAGAAG AACAATATCCCTGTGTACAGTCCGGCGCTCACAGATGGATCTTTGGGGGACATGCTGTATTTTCATTCCTATAAGAACCCGGGCTTAAAACTGGACATAATTGAAG ATATTCGGAGGCTGAATTCTTCTGTGGTGTTTGCTAAAAAGTCTGGAATGATAATCCTTGGAGGAGGACTGGTGAAGCATCACATCTGTAATGCCAACCTCATG AGAAATGGTGCGGATTATTCTGTATATGTGAACACGGCTCAGGAATTTGATGGGTCAGATGCTGGAGCTAGACCCGATGAAGCCGTATCCTGGGGAAAGATTAGGATGGATGCAAATCCAGTAAAG GTATACGCAGACGCCAGCCTTGTATTCCCATTGCTTGTGGCTCAGACCTTTGCCCAGCGCCATGCGGATTTCTCTGGCAGGGAGaaggagcaggactga
- the DHPS gene encoding deoxyhypusine synthase isoform X1: MNTAQLVGGAARFPVYSDQVMAEDQVNDVKDVVLMPSRSLPEGTPQIRGYDFNQGVNYEALLQSYLTTGFQATHFGQAVREITNMIDAKLSSPDGCIISLGYTSNLISSGVRETIRYLAEHKMVDIIVTTAGGVEEDLIKCLAPTYLGDFSLKGAELRPRGINRIGNLLVPNNNYCLFEDWITPILDQMVLEQDTEGTKWTPSKMIARLGKEINHPDSVYYWAQKNNIPVYSPALTDGSLGDMLYFHSYKNPGLKLDIIEDIRRLNSSVVFAKKSGMIILGGGLVKHHICNANLMRNGADYSVYVNTAQEFDGSDAGARPDEAVSWGKIRMDANPVKVYADASLVFPLLVAQTFAQRHADFSGREKEQD; encoded by the exons ATGAATACAGCCCAACTTGTGGGCGGGGCCGCTCGGTTTCCTGTATATTCG GATCAGGTCATGGCGGAGGATCAGGTCAATGATGTGAAGGATGTGGTGTTAATGCCCAGCCGCTCCCTACCAGAAGGAACGCCCCAGATCCGAGGATATGATTTCAACCAAGGGGTGAACTATGAGGCCCTGCTGCAGAGTTACCTCACCACAGGATTTCAGGCCACGCACTTTGGGCAGGCGGTGCGGGAGATCACCAACATG ATAGACGCCAAGCTTTCCTCCCCTGACGGATGTATCATCTCTCTGGGGTACACGTCCAACCTGATCAGCTCCGGGGTGCGGGAGACCATCCGATACCTGGCAGAACACAAGATG GTCGATATCATTGTCACCACAGCCGGAGGTGTAGAGGAAGATCTGATCAAATGCCTTGCCCCGACTTACCTAGGAGACTTCAGCCTGAAGGGGGCAGAGCTGAGGCCCAGGGGAATTAATAG GATCGGTAATCTCCTGGTACCTAATAATAATTACTGCCTGTTTGAGGACTGGATAACTCCCATACTGGACCAGATGGTGCTGGAGCAAGACACCGAG GGGACTAAGTGGACACCCTCTAAGATGATCGCCCGCCTAGGAAAGGAAATTAATCACCCCGATTCTGTATATTATTGGGCTCAGAAG AACAATATCCCTGTGTACAGTCCGGCGCTCACAGATGGATCTTTGGGGGACATGCTGTATTTTCATTCCTATAAGAACCCGGGCTTAAAACTGGACATAATTGAAG ATATTCGGAGGCTGAATTCTTCTGTGGTGTTTGCTAAAAAGTCTGGAATGATAATCCTTGGAGGAGGACTGGTGAAGCATCACATCTGTAATGCCAACCTCATG AGAAATGGTGCGGATTATTCTGTATATGTGAACACGGCTCAGGAATTTGATGGGTCAGATGCTGGAGCTAGACCCGATGAAGCCGTATCCTGGGGAAAGATTAGGATGGATGCAAATCCAGTAAAG GTATACGCAGACGCCAGCCTTGTATTCCCATTGCTTGTGGCTCAGACCTTTGCCCAGCGCCATGCGGATTTCTCTGGCAGGGAGaaggagcaggactga
- the DHPS gene encoding deoxyhypusine synthase isoform X2 — protein sequence MCVDQVMAEDQVNDVKDVVLMPSRSLPEGTPQIRGYDFNQGVNYEALLQSYLTTGFQATHFGQAVREITNMIDAKLSSPDGCIISLGYTSNLISSGVRETIRYLAEHKMVDIIVTTAGGVEEDLIKCLAPTYLGDFSLKGAELRPRGINRIGNLLVPNNNYCLFEDWITPILDQMVLEQDTEGTKWTPSKMIARLGKEINHPDSVYYWAQKNNIPVYSPALTDGSLGDMLYFHSYKNPGLKLDIIEDIRRLNSSVVFAKKSGMIILGGGLVKHHICNANLMRNGADYSVYVNTAQEFDGSDAGARPDEAVSWGKIRMDANPVKVYADASLVFPLLVAQTFAQRHADFSGREKEQD from the exons atgtgtgta GATCAGGTCATGGCGGAGGATCAGGTCAATGATGTGAAGGATGTGGTGTTAATGCCCAGCCGCTCCCTACCAGAAGGAACGCCCCAGATCCGAGGATATGATTTCAACCAAGGGGTGAACTATGAGGCCCTGCTGCAGAGTTACCTCACCACAGGATTTCAGGCCACGCACTTTGGGCAGGCGGTGCGGGAGATCACCAACATG ATAGACGCCAAGCTTTCCTCCCCTGACGGATGTATCATCTCTCTGGGGTACACGTCCAACCTGATCAGCTCCGGGGTGCGGGAGACCATCCGATACCTGGCAGAACACAAGATG GTCGATATCATTGTCACCACAGCCGGAGGTGTAGAGGAAGATCTGATCAAATGCCTTGCCCCGACTTACCTAGGAGACTTCAGCCTGAAGGGGGCAGAGCTGAGGCCCAGGGGAATTAATAG GATCGGTAATCTCCTGGTACCTAATAATAATTACTGCCTGTTTGAGGACTGGATAACTCCCATACTGGACCAGATGGTGCTGGAGCAAGACACCGAG GGGACTAAGTGGACACCCTCTAAGATGATCGCCCGCCTAGGAAAGGAAATTAATCACCCCGATTCTGTATATTATTGGGCTCAGAAG AACAATATCCCTGTGTACAGTCCGGCGCTCACAGATGGATCTTTGGGGGACATGCTGTATTTTCATTCCTATAAGAACCCGGGCTTAAAACTGGACATAATTGAAG ATATTCGGAGGCTGAATTCTTCTGTGGTGTTTGCTAAAAAGTCTGGAATGATAATCCTTGGAGGAGGACTGGTGAAGCATCACATCTGTAATGCCAACCTCATG AGAAATGGTGCGGATTATTCTGTATATGTGAACACGGCTCAGGAATTTGATGGGTCAGATGCTGGAGCTAGACCCGATGAAGCCGTATCCTGGGGAAAGATTAGGATGGATGCAAATCCAGTAAAG GTATACGCAGACGCCAGCCTTGTATTCCCATTGCTTGTGGCTCAGACCTTTGCCCAGCGCCATGCGGATTTCTCTGGCAGGGAGaaggagcaggactga
- the DHPS gene encoding deoxyhypusine synthase isoform X4 produces the protein MAEDQVNDVKDVVLMPSRSLPEGTPQIRGYDFNQGVNYEALLQSYLTTGFQATHFGQAVREITNMIDAKLSSPDGCIISLGYTSNLISSGVRETIRYLAEHKMVDIIVTTAGGVEEDLIKCLAPTYLGDFSLKGAELRPRGINRIGNLLVPNNNYCLFEDWITPILDQMVLEQDTEGTKWTPSKMIARLGKEINHPDSVYYWAQKNNIPVYSPALTDGSLGDMLYFHSYKNPGLKLDIIEDIRRLNSSVVFAKKSGMIILGGGLVKHHICNANLMRNGADYSVYVNTAQEFDGSDAGARPDEAVSWGKIRMDANPVKVYADASLVFPLLVAQTFAQRHADFSGREKEQD, from the exons ATGGCGGAGGATCAGGTCAATGATGTGAAGGATGTGGTGTTAATGCCCAGCCGCTCCCTACCAGAAGGAACGCCCCAGATCCGAGGATATGATTTCAACCAAGGGGTGAACTATGAGGCCCTGCTGCAGAGTTACCTCACCACAGGATTTCAGGCCACGCACTTTGGGCAGGCGGTGCGGGAGATCACCAACATG ATAGACGCCAAGCTTTCCTCCCCTGACGGATGTATCATCTCTCTGGGGTACACGTCCAACCTGATCAGCTCCGGGGTGCGGGAGACCATCCGATACCTGGCAGAACACAAGATG GTCGATATCATTGTCACCACAGCCGGAGGTGTAGAGGAAGATCTGATCAAATGCCTTGCCCCGACTTACCTAGGAGACTTCAGCCTGAAGGGGGCAGAGCTGAGGCCCAGGGGAATTAATAG GATCGGTAATCTCCTGGTACCTAATAATAATTACTGCCTGTTTGAGGACTGGATAACTCCCATACTGGACCAGATGGTGCTGGAGCAAGACACCGAG GGGACTAAGTGGACACCCTCTAAGATGATCGCCCGCCTAGGAAAGGAAATTAATCACCCCGATTCTGTATATTATTGGGCTCAGAAG AACAATATCCCTGTGTACAGTCCGGCGCTCACAGATGGATCTTTGGGGGACATGCTGTATTTTCATTCCTATAAGAACCCGGGCTTAAAACTGGACATAATTGAAG ATATTCGGAGGCTGAATTCTTCTGTGGTGTTTGCTAAAAAGTCTGGAATGATAATCCTTGGAGGAGGACTGGTGAAGCATCACATCTGTAATGCCAACCTCATG AGAAATGGTGCGGATTATTCTGTATATGTGAACACGGCTCAGGAATTTGATGGGTCAGATGCTGGAGCTAGACCCGATGAAGCCGTATCCTGGGGAAAGATTAGGATGGATGCAAATCCAGTAAAG GTATACGCAGACGCCAGCCTTGTATTCCCATTGCTTGTGGCTCAGACCTTTGCCCAGCGCCATGCGGATTTCTCTGGCAGGGAGaaggagcaggactga
- the WDR83 gene encoding WD repeat domain-containing protein 83, producing the protein MSFPAPKPKPPELPQHLHRRLVCNQGAVRAVRFNVDGNYCMTCGSDKSLKLWNPHKGTMLKTYSGHGYEVLDAAGSCDNSQICSCSSDKTVILWDVAQGQVVRKFRGHAGKVNCVEFNEESTVIMSGSIDSTIRCWDCRSRRPEAIQILDEAKDGISSIKVSNHEILAGSVDGNLRRYDLRAGEMCADYVGSPITCVSFSRDSQCLLASSLDSCLRLLDKDTGELLGEYTGHQNNRYKLDSCLSEKDTHVVSCSEDGTVCFWDLVEGSLTFKLPVSKGVVQSLSYHPTEPCLLTANEGEVQVWRGEPPGEDGASGSQ; encoded by the exons ATGTCCTTCCCAGCACCTAAACCAAAACCTCCAGAGCTGCCCCAACACCTGCACCGCAGACTGGTATGTAACCAGGGCGCTGTCCGGGCCGTGCGCTTCAATG TGGATGGTAACTACTGTATGACGTGCGGCAGTGACAAGTCTCTGAAGCTCTGGAATCCACACAAGGGCACCATGCTGAAGACGTACAGCGGGCATGGGTATGAGGTGCTGGACGCTGCAGG GTCGTGTGACAACAGCCAGATCTgttcctgcagctcagacaaaacCGTCATCCTGTGGGATGTGGCGCAGGGACAGGTGGTCCGGAAGTTTCGAGGGCACGCAGGG AAAGTGAATTGTGTGGAGTTTAATGAGGAGTCCACGGTGATAATGTCAG GTTCCATTGATTCCACTATAAGGTGTTGGGACTGTCGATCCCGCAGACCGGAGGCCATACAGATACTGGACGAGGCAAAGGATGGGATTTCCAGCATCAAAGTGTCCAACCACGAGATCCTGGCCGG ATCTGTGGATGGGAACCTGCGTCGCTATGACCTGCGGGCAGGGGAGATGTGTGCAGACTACGTTGGCA GTCCCATCACCTGTGTGAGCTTCAGTCGGGACTCCCAGTGTCTCTTGGCCTCGTCACTTGATTCCTGCCTGCGCCTCCTGGATAAGGACACAGGAGAACTTCTCGGAGA GTACACCGGACACCAGAACAACCGATATAAACTGGACAGCTGCCTCAGCGAGAAGGACACACATGTAGTGAGCTGCTCCGAGGACGGTACCGTCTGCTTCTGGGATTTGGTTGAG GGTTCCCTCACATTCAAGCTGCCGGTCAGTAAAGGAGTAGTACAGTCGCTCTCTTATCATCCCACTGAGCCCTGTCTACTGACGGCCAATGAAGGAGAAGTCCAGGTTTGGAGGGGGGAGCCTCCGGGGGAGGATGGTGCCAGCGGATCACAATGA
- the WDR83OS gene encoding PAT complex subunit Asterix — protein MLGNIANDPRRPAKVQRYKPPTTESSPTLDDPTPDYMNLLGMIFSMCGLMLKLKWCAWIAVYCSFISFANSRSSEDTKQMMSSFMLSISAVVMSYLQNPQPMSPPW, from the exons ATGTTGGGAAACATCGCGAATGACCCCAGGAGGCCGGCCAAGGTGCAGag GTATAAACCTCCCACCACGGAGAGCTCCCCCACCCTGGATGACCCCACCCCAGATTACATGAACCTGCTGGGGATGATCTTCAGTATGTGCGGCCTGATGCTAAAG TTGAAGTGGTGCGCCTGGATCGCTGTCTATTGCTCGTTTATCAGCTTTGCAAATTCTCGCAGCTCTGAAGACACCAAGCAGATGATGAGCAGCTTCAT GTTATCTATTTCCGCTGTCGTCATGTCTTATCTCCAGAACCCACAGCCCATGTCTCCCCCGTGGTGA